From Xiphophorus hellerii strain 12219 chromosome 9, Xiphophorus_hellerii-4.1, whole genome shotgun sequence, a single genomic window includes:
- the LOC116725327 gene encoding C-type mannose receptor 2-like — MKWNLLLLIWMSQCYAMICQLYQYHYINENKTWTEAQQYCRENHADLATVTNMKDMKRLINISAGDQSEAWIGLNDQTNGIRTWFWSLPGVEFNESETNWSPGEPNDYRGMQNCGILWNYLKWDDISCNENLYFLCYNDSNSSKKFHLIRENKNWTEAQSYCRENHTDLISGTKQLQDEEVKKETSSVGRYTYIFTGLFRDTWRWSDGSSFSFRHWNLKFDNQRINSGQCAMTVFDDGGRWKNENCTERKPFICYDDKVILIKENKTWKDALTYCRDPHHYDDLVTITNMDDQRWIQEKTKNASTPFVWLGLRFNCTLNFWFWVCKEMISYQNSTSAGWMNNCNTSGAMQAGGEHRWFQRNDTEELNFICSKV; from the exons ATGAAGTGGAATCTGCTTCTGCTCATTTGGATGA gTCAATGTTATGCAATGATTTGTCAGCTCTATCAGTATCACTACATTAATGAGAATAAAACCTGGACTGAAGCTCAGCAGTACTGCAGAGAGAATCACGCTGACCTGGCCACAGTGACTAACATGAAGGACATGAAGAGACTCATCAACATCTCAGCTGGAGATCAGAGTGAAGCTTGGATTGGTCTGAATGATCAAACAAATGGTATCAGAACATGGTTCTGGTCTCTACCTGGAGTGGAGTTCAATGAAAGTGAGACAAACTGGAGCCCAGGAGAACCAAATGATTATAGAGGGATGCAGAACTGTGGAATCCTATGGAATTACCTGAAGTGGGACGACATATCCTGTaatgaaaatctttattttctctgctaTAACG ACAGTAATTCGTCAAAGAAATTCCACTTGATtcgagaaaataaaaactggacaGAAGCTCAGAGTTACTGCAGAGAGAATCACACAGACCTGATCAGTGGAACGAAGCAACTACAGGATGAAGAAGTGAAGAAAGAAACCAGCTCTGTGGGaagatatacatatatttttaccGGTCTGTTCAGAGACACCTGGAGGTGGTCAGATGGAAGCAGTTTCTCTTTCAGACACTGGAATCTGAAGTTTGATAATCAGAGAATCAACAGTGGTCAATGTGCCATGACTGTGTTTGATGATGGAGGCAGATGGAAGAATGAGAACTGCACTGAAAGAAAACCCTTCATCTGTTATGATG ATAAAGTGATCCtgatcaaagaaaataaaacctggaagGACGCCTTGACCTACTGCAGAGATCCCCACCATTATGATGACCTGGTCACCATCACCAACATGGATGATCAGAGATGGATCCAGGAGAAAACCAAGAATGCATCGACTCCTTTTGTCTGGTTGGGTCTGCGCTTCAACTGCACTCTTAatttctggttctgggtctgtAAGGAGATGATCAGCTATCAGAACTCGACCTCAGCAGGATGGATGAACAACTGTAACACGTCTGGAGCCATGCAGGCTGGAGGAGAACATAGATGGTTCCAAAGAAACGACACAGAGGAACTGAACTTCATTTGCTCTAAGGTTTAA